Proteins encoded by one window of Candidatus Obscuribacterales bacterium:
- a CDS encoding succinate dehydrogenase/fumarate reductase flavoprotein subunit has protein sequence MIEHDVLIIGGGLAGCRAAVEIARTNPAISIGVIAKTHPIRSHSVAAQGGIAATLNNVDATDTWEAHAFDTVKGSDYLADQDAVEILTREAPGVVIDLEHMGVLFSRLPDGRIAQRAFGGHTHQRTCYAADKTGHAILHELVSNLRRYGVTIYDEWYVMRLIVEEGQAKGLVMYRLVDGHIEVARAKAVMVATGGYGRAYNTTSNDFASTGDGLAMAAAAGIPLQDMEFVQFHPTGLYPAGVLISEAVRGEGAYLINSEGDRFMATYAPSKMELAPRDITSRAITKELRAGRGIHLDGSAGGPFVYLDLRHMGQDKIMSRVPFCWEEAHRLAGVDAVHEPIPIRPTVHYSMGGIPVNTDGQVRSGPDGLVDGLFSAGETACVSVHGANRLGSNSLLECVVYGRRTGAAIARYVSDRKLPEVQEGRYVIEAQQQVNTLINQSGDYRIAEVRQAFQDCMTDHCGVFRTADTMQQGLEQLQQIQERAQRIYLDDKQALWNTEITEALELRSLLTVGQIILESALQRRESRGAHCREDFPDRNDADFLQHTLAYYSPAGVDISYRPVVINRFEPQERKY, from the coding sequence ATGATTGAGCATGATGTTCTGATCATCGGCGGTGGCCTAGCCGGCTGCCGTGCCGCCGTTGAAATTGCCCGCACCAATCCCGCCATCTCCATCGGCGTTATTGCCAAAACCCATCCCATTCGCTCCCACTCCGTGGCTGCCCAAGGAGGAATCGCTGCCACCCTCAATAATGTGGACGCCACGGACACCTGGGAAGCCCACGCCTTCGATACCGTCAAAGGCTCCGATTACCTTGCCGATCAAGACGCGGTGGAGATTTTGACCCGCGAGGCTCCCGGTGTGGTGATTGATCTCGAACATATGGGCGTGCTGTTTTCCCGATTGCCCGATGGACGCATTGCCCAACGGGCCTTTGGTGGCCATACCCATCAACGTACCTGCTACGCCGCTGACAAAACTGGCCACGCTATTTTGCACGAACTAGTCAGCAATCTACGTCGCTATGGGGTCACCATCTACGACGAGTGGTATGTGATGCGCCTGATTGTGGAAGAGGGGCAGGCAAAGGGACTGGTGATGTATCGCCTAGTGGACGGGCATATTGAAGTGGCCCGAGCCAAGGCGGTCATGGTGGCCACCGGTGGCTATGGACGCGCCTACAACACCACCTCCAATGACTTCGCCTCCACTGGAGACGGTTTAGCCATGGCGGCGGCGGCGGGTATTCCGCTGCAAGATATGGAATTTGTGCAGTTTCATCCCACCGGTCTCTATCCCGCTGGGGTGCTGATCTCCGAAGCCGTGCGGGGGGAAGGGGCCTATCTGATCAACAGTGAGGGCGATCGCTTTATGGCTACCTACGCCCCCAGCAAGATGGAGCTAGCGCCCCGAGACATCACCTCCCGCGCCATTACCAAGGAACTGCGCGCAGGTCGCGGCATTCACCTCGATGGCAGTGCTGGCGGCCCCTTCGTCTATCTCGATCTACGGCACATGGGCCAGGACAAGATCATGAGCCGCGTGCCCTTTTGCTGGGAAGAGGCCCATCGCCTCGCTGGTGTGGATGCTGTCCATGAACCGATTCCCATTCGCCCTACCGTGCATTACTCCATGGGCGGTATTCCCGTGAACACCGATGGCCAGGTGCGCAGCGGCCCTGATGGCCTCGTAGACGGTCTCTTCTCCGCTGGCGAAACAGCCTGTGTATCCGTTCACGGGGCCAATCGCTTAGGCAGCAACTCCCTGCTCGAATGCGTGGTCTATGGACGACGGACAGGAGCAGCGATCGCCCGTTATGTCAGCGATCGCAAACTGCCGGAGGTACAAGAAGGTCGCTACGTCATCGAAGCTCAGCAGCAGGTGAACACCCTCATTAATCAATCCGGCGACTACCGGATTGCCGAGGTACGCCAAGCCTTTCAAGACTGCATGACCGATCACTGTGGCGTCTTCCGCACCGCCGATACTATGCAGCAAGGTTTAGAACAACTGCAGCAGATCCAAGAGCGGGCCCAGCGCATTTACCTTGACGACAAGCAAGCCCTTTGGAATACCGAGATCACCGAAGCCCTAGAGCTACGCAGTCTGCTCACCGTTGGGCAGATTATTCTAGAATCTGCTCTGCAACGCCGAGAAAGCCGAGGGGCCCATTGCCGTGAAGACTTCCCCGATCGCAACGATGCCGACTTCCTGCAACACACCCTGGCCTACTACTCCCCCGCTGGCGTCGACATCTCCTATCGCCCTGTGGTGATCAACCGCTTTGAACCCCAGGAACGAAAGTATTAG
- a CDS encoding pseudouridine synthase — protein sequence MPHSHRYLLFYKPYAVLTQFSDRTEALRDTLKAYIDVPGVYAAGRLDRDSEGLLLLTNDGWLQHRLTDPVFAHPRTYWVQVERCPDEAALEHLRQGVVIKGDRTRPAQVRILEQEPDLPPRDPPVRFRKTVPTAWLELTLTEGRNRQVRRMTAAVGHPTLRLVRRAIAHLRLDGLEPGQWRDLSEDEVMELRRICRSPRSKKRP from the coding sequence ATGCCCCATTCCCACCGCTATCTTTTGTTTTACAAACCCTATGCTGTGCTAACGCAGTTTAGCGATCGCACCGAGGCGCTCCGAGACACCCTGAAAGCCTATATTGACGTGCCAGGAGTCTATGCTGCTGGTCGGCTGGATCGGGATAGTGAAGGACTGTTGCTGCTGACCAACGATGGCTGGCTGCAGCATCGCTTGACCGATCCGGTGTTTGCCCATCCCCGCACCTACTGGGTACAGGTGGAACGATGTCCCGATGAGGCTGCCCTAGAGCACCTGCGGCAGGGGGTGGTGATTAAGGGCGATCGCACCCGGCCGGCCCAAGTGCGGATACTGGAGCAAGAACCGGATCTACCGCCTCGCGATCCACCGGTGCGCTTTCGGAAAACCGTGCCCACGGCTTGGCTAGAGTTGACTTTAACCGAGGGGCGTAATCGCCAAGTGCGGCGGATGACGGCGGCGGTGGGCCATCCCACCCTGCGGTTGGTACGCCGAGCGATCGCCCACCTGCGCTTGGACGGCCTGGAGCCAGGCCAATGGCGGGATCTATCGGAGGACGAAGTGATGGAACTACGGCGGATATGTCGATCGCCCCGATCAAAAAAGCGACCCTAG
- a CDS encoding TIGR00297 family protein, producing the protein MAIDFSNPWLIAMALNTVLLGLAWLAPKALLTPAGLVHAWVLGVLIWGSLGWQGYTVVMVYFLVGSAVTRIGLAQKEAAGIAEKRSGARGPENVWGSALIGALCALGLLLLPATDIEGRSLLLLGYVASFATKLSDTTASEVGKAYGKRTFLITTLQAVPRGTEGAVSLEGTLAGAVASVAIALVGWGVGMIDPLGVGLCIVAAFVATTVESLIGATLQDQWDWLTNELVNVINTLVGAIAAMGLALLIRLVAGV; encoded by the coding sequence GTGGCAATTGATTTTTCTAACCCGTGGCTGATCGCCATGGCTCTCAACACGGTGCTGCTGGGCCTCGCCTGGCTAGCACCCAAAGCACTCCTCACCCCGGCGGGCCTGGTGCATGCTTGGGTTTTGGGCGTCTTAATTTGGGGTAGCTTGGGCTGGCAGGGCTATACCGTCGTCATGGTCTACTTCTTGGTGGGGTCGGCGGTGACCCGCATTGGGCTGGCCCAGAAAGAAGCAGCGGGAATTGCCGAGAAGCGATCAGGGGCACGGGGTCCAGAAAATGTCTGGGGTTCGGCCCTGATTGGTGCGCTCTGTGCCCTCGGTTTGCTGCTGCTCCCGGCGACAGACATCGAAGGGCGATCGCTCCTGCTCTTGGGCTATGTCGCCAGTTTTGCCACCAAGCTCTCCGACACCACGGCTAGTGAAGTGGGCAAGGCCTATGGAAAACGCACCTTTTTGATCACCACGCTGCAAGCCGTTCCTCGGGGCACGGAGGGCGCAGTCAGCTTGGAAGGCACCCTGGCGGGCGCAGTCGCGTCGGTGGCGATTGCCCTCGTCGGCTGGGGCGTCGGCATGATCGATCCCTTAGGCGTCGGTCTCTGTATTGTGGCGGCATTTGTTGCAACCACCGTGGAAAGTCTGATCGGTGCGACGCTGCAAGACCAGTGGGACTGGCTGACCAATGAACTGGTGAACGTGATCAACACCTTAGTCGGGGCGATCGCTGCCATGGGTCTAGCCCTATTAATCCGCCTTGTGGCAGGGGTCTAA
- the petG gene encoding cytochrome b6-f complex subunit PetG, which translates to MVEPLLSGIVLGLVPVTLLGLFVAAYFQYRRGNEFDL; encoded by the coding sequence GTGGTAGAGCCTCTATTGTCTGGAATTGTGTTGGGATTAGTGCCGGTGACCCTGCTAGGCCTGTTTGTTGCAGCCTATTTCCAGTACCGCCGCGGCAACGAATTCGACCTATAG
- a CDS encoding cytochrome c: MLHMALAAFFVLLALLIGILVTYQIWYSDPYVQQVLSLDGDPVRGHAIFQMNCSSCHGLYANGLVGPSLQNVANHKSRVSLIHQVTSGQTPPMPQFQPSPQEMADLLKYLESL; encoded by the coding sequence ATGCTGCACATGGCTCTCGCCGCATTTTTTGTGTTACTTGCCCTGCTCATTGGCATTCTAGTAACCTATCAGATTTGGTATTCTGATCCCTACGTCCAGCAAGTTTTATCCCTAGACGGCGATCCGGTGCGCGGCCATGCTATTTTTCAGATGAACTGCTCAAGCTGCCACGGGCTCTACGCCAATGGGCTTGTAGGCCCCAGCCTCCAAAATGTGGCCAATCACAAATCACGGGTGAGCCTCATCCATCAGGTAACCAGTGGGCAAACGCCGCCCATGCCTCAGTTCCAGCCTAGCCCTCAAGAAATGGCAGATTTGTTGAAGTACCTCGAAAGCCTCTAG
- the rsmD gene encoding 16S rRNA (guanine(966)-N(2))-methyltransferase RsmD has protein sequence MSIRIYGNRQLKTLPGLATRPTPSRVRQALFNIWQGNITGCRWLDLCAGSGAMGAEALCRGAAEAIAIDQSAPACRIVQQNWQQVVQPHQKIQVRRGGVLQQLATLSGSFDRIYFDPPYHGELYQPVLEAIARRQLLAPGGELAAEHDPQQPLPDRIPSQTSSGLVAVRHKQYGNTALTFYGNA, from the coding sequence ATGAGCATTCGCATTTACGGCAATCGTCAACTCAAAACCCTGCCAGGTCTAGCAACTCGCCCCACCCCGTCCCGCGTTCGGCAGGCCCTGTTCAACATTTGGCAGGGAAACATCACAGGCTGTCGCTGGCTGGATCTTTGTGCTGGTAGCGGAGCCATGGGAGCTGAGGCCCTATGTCGCGGTGCGGCAGAGGCGATCGCCATTGACCAATCCGCTCCGGCCTGCCGGATTGTGCAGCAGAACTGGCAGCAGGTGGTGCAGCCCCATCAGAAGATTCAGGTGCGGCGCGGTGGGGTGCTCCAGCAATTGGCAACCCTGTCCGGTAGCTTCGACCGCATTTACTTTGATCCGCCTTATCACGGCGAGTTGTATCAACCCGTACTAGAAGCGATCGCCCGCCGACAGTTACTGGCCCCAGGCGGTGAACTCGCCGCCGAGCATGATCCTCAGCAGCCACTCCCCGATCGCATCCCCAGCCAGACCTCAAGCGGACTCGTCGCCGTACGCCATAAGCAGTATGGCAACACCGCCCTCACGTTTTATGGCAACGCCTAA